Below is a window of Janthinobacterium lividum DNA.
GATCAAAAAACGATGCCAGTCTTTGGGAAAATAATATCTTCATGGATGCGGATGGGCATTTATTCCCGCCTCTTTATCCCTATTACCTTCCTGATACTCGCCGTTTCCGCCGTTCGCTATCACGCCCTGCTCGGTACGGAAACGGCGCTGGCCAATGCACGCTACCAGAGCGATGCGCGGCAACTCGACCTGTTCCTGGCCAATAGCGTGCTGCCGCTGGCCGTGCACGCGGACCGGCAAGCGATGCACGACAGCGTGCGGCAAGTGCTGCGCAGCGCCCTGCCACTAAACCGCAGCCTCGCCTCCGTGCGCTGGGATACGGCTGGCGGGCATGTCGAGGTGTTGGCCGACAACAAGCTGACCGACACACTGGCCGACGGCGTGCCAGCGTGGTTTGCGCGCCTGGCCGGCATGGCGGCCATCCGCAGCCGCCTGACGGTGGCGCTGCCGGACGGTGGCGACGGCATCCTCGACTTGCACTACACGCCCGGCCGCCCCCTGGCGCAAGTGTGGCACAGGGTACGCGAGCAGGCCGTCCTCAGCACCATCAATATCGTCCTCGTCTTCCTCCTGCTGGGCTTGATCCTGGCGTCGCACCGCAAGCTGCTGGCGCGGCTCGTGCAAGCGACCGACCGCTTCCGCGAAGGCAACTTTGCCGTGCGCCTGGCGGCCGGCGCCACGCCCGAGGCGCAAGCCGTGTCGCAATCGTTCAACGGCATGGCCGGCGATATCGAGGGACTGCTGACCTCGCTGAAAACCAGCCAGCGGCAACTGGGCGAACAGCTCAACGAAACCGTGTACATGCAGCAGGCGCTGCAAAAGCTGTCGTGGCAAAACTACAATGACGTGCTGACGGGTTTACCCAACCGTGCCGCGCTGGCCGCGCGCTTCGAACAGGAACTGTTCCTCGCGCGCGAACGCCAGCGCCTGCTGGCCGTCTGCCTGTTCGACCTCGACCACTTCCAGGCCATCAACGACCGCTACGGCGCCGAAGCGGGCGATGAAATCCTCAAGCAGGTGGCCGGCCGCCTGCACAGCTTTACGGGCCAGGTCCATTACGCGGCGCGCCTGGGCGGCGATGAATTCGTCATGCTGTTGTGCGGCCAGGCCAGCATCGCCAGCATCGAACAGAACATCACCCAATTGATGCAGGAACTGAGCCGCCCTTACCAGTGCGACCAGCAGGCGCTGCACGTGACGGCCAGCGTCGGCATCGCCGTCTACGCGGGCAAGGACTTGAATACGGAAAGCCTGCTGCGCCATGCCGACCACGCCGTCTACCAGGCGAAACTGACGGGGCGCAACCAGTATCACTTCTTCGACACCAACCTCGATGAAGAAGTGCGCACCCACCACAATCAGCGCACGGAAGTACGCCAGGCCCTGATCAATGGCGAACTGCGGCTGTACTACCAGCCCAAGGTGAACATGCGCGCCGGCACGGTGGTGGGCATGGAAGCGCTGCTGCGCTGGCAGCATCCGCGCCGCGGCGTGCTGGCGCCCGCGCAATTCCTGCCGCTGGTGGAACAGACGGATCTGATCATCGATATCGGCGAATGGGTGCTGCGCCAGGCCCTGTGGCAGATGCAGCGTTGGGTGGCTTGCGGCAAGCAGTGGGTGGTCAGCGTGAATATCGCGGCGCGCCACTTCCAGCAACCCGACTTCGTTTCGCGCCTGGAAACCATCCTCGGCGAATTTCCCGGCGTGCGCGCCAGCATGCTGGAACTGGAAATCCTCGAATCGTCGGCCCTGCACGACATCGAAGACCTGCGCCGCATCATCCGCGCCTGCCAGGCGCTGGGCATCACCTTTGCCCTCGACGATTTCGGCACCGGCTATTCATCGATGTCGTATCTGAAACGCCTGCCGGCGAACATCGTCAAGATCGACCAGAGCTTCGTGCGCAATATGCTTAACGACCGCGACGACCTGCACCTGGTGCGCGCAGTCATCGGTCTGGCCCGTTCTTTCAGCTTGACGGTGATCGCCGAAGGCGTGGAAAGCGTCGAGCATGGCGCGCGTTTGATCCAGCTGGGCTGCGACCTGGCGCAAGGCTACGGCATCGCTCGCCCCATGCCGGCCGACGCCGTGCTGGAGTGGGCAGCCAACTTCGTGCCGGCTCCCCAATGGCGCATAGCCCAGTACAGCGAAGCGCCTATTTAGAGCCTATTCCAGCAGATGAATACATCTCCTGCTGGCGCTCCTCAGAAGCGGGGACTGCGTTGATCGTCGTCGCGTGGCTCGCCACGCGTCCTCCTCACGCCTTGTCCGCGCTCCTGATGCGCTGCCAGCAGAAGACGCTCCCTACTGGGATAGGCTCTTAGGGGATCAAGGCCGCGTCAATCAGCTCGATCCAGTGCCGCACGGGCGTCTCCGTACCCGACTGCAGGTGGCTCAGGCAGCCGATATTGGCCGACACGATCATCTCCGGCTCGCACGCTTCCAGGTTCGCCACCTTGTTGTCGCGCAGCTGCTGCGACAGTTCCGGCTGCAAGATCGAATACGTGCCCGCCGAACCGCAGCACAAATGGCTGTCGGCGCACAGGCGTACGTCGACACCGACGGCGCGCAGCACCTGCTCCACCTTGCCGCGGATCTGCTGGCCGTGCTGCAGGGTGCACGGCGGGTGATACGCCACTCGTTTGCCGATGCGCCCTTTCAGCTGCGCCACCAGTTCCGTTTCAAACGCCGGCATGATCTCGGACAAATCGCGCGTCAGTGCGGCGATGCGCCGCGCCTTGTCCGCATATTGGGCGTCGTGCGCCAGCAGGTGGCCATATTCCTTCACCGTGGCGCCGCAACCGGACGCCGTCATGACGATGGCTTCCGCGCTGTCCACATACGGCCACCAGGCGTCGATATTGCGGCGCATGTCGTCCAGCGCCGCTTCCTGGTCGTTCAGGTGATGGCGCAGCGCGCCGCAGCAACCGGCCTTCGGCGCGATGATCAGCTGCACGCCCAGCGCGTCGAGCACGCGCGCCGTGGCCGCGTTGATGTTCGGCGACATGGCCGGCTGCACGCAGCCGTCGAGCAGCAGCATGGTGCGCGCGTGCTGGCGCGCGGGCCATGCGCCGGCGGCGGCGCCGGGACGCAATTTGTCCTGCAAACTTTTTGAGAGCAAGGGCCGCAGCGCCTGTCCCGCCTTGTACACGGGCGTAAAACAGCCAGCGGCGCGGCAACGCTTCCTTCAGGGCGAAGCGCAGTGCGCGTTCACGCAAGGGGCGCTGCACGCGCTGCTCGACGACGTTGCGGCCGATGTCGACCAGGCGCCCGTACTGCACGCCCGAGGGACAGGTCGACTCGCAATTGCGGCAGGTCAGACAGCGGTCCAGGTGCGTCTGCGTCTTGGCGGTGACGGGCGCGCCTTCGAGCACTTGCTTGATCAGGTAAATGCGTCCGCGCGGACCATCGAGTTCATCGCCCAGCAGCTGGTAGGTGGGACAGGTGGCCGTGCAAAAGCCGCAATGCACGCAGGCGCGCAGGATGGCTTCGGCTTCGTCGCCTGCCGGCGTATTCTTGATGAAATCAGCGAGATTGGTTTGCATGAGCGCTCAATACATTCTGTGCGGGTTGAAGATGCCGGCCGGGTCGAAAGCCTGCCGCAGGCGCTGGTGGATGGTGGCCACGGCCGGCGCCAGCGGGTGGAACACGCCCACGGCCTTGTCGCCGCCGCGGAACAGGGTGGCGTGGCCCCCAAGCGCAGCCACCGCCTGGCGGATGTGCCGGGCGCTATCGGCGTCGGCGTCGCCATCGAGCTTCAGCCAGCGCTGCGCCCCGCCCCACTCGATCAGCTGGCGCCCCTTTAAAATCACGGCGCTGGCGTGCGGCGGCAGAGATAGCCGCCACACGCTTCCCGCGCCCGCAAAGAAAGCGTGCGTCTGCTCGCGCACGGCCAGCCAGAAGGCGGCTGCGTCATCGGCTGCCAGCAGCTCGCCGCCCAGCGTGCGCAGCGCCGCCGACACGGCTGCGTCGGCGCCGGACAGGCGCACCGTCAACACGCCGTCATGCCAGCAGCTGGCCGATATCGGCAGCGGCTTGCCCGCCCATTCGTTGAGCATGCGCAAGGCGGCGATTTCCGCGCACGCCACGCGTAACGTCGCTTCGCGCAGCGGCAAGGGCAGCACCTTCAGCGACACTTCCAGGATCAGGCCCAAAGTGCCCAGCGAGCCGGCCAGCAGGCGCGAGACATCGTAGCCGGCCACGTTTTTCATCACCTGCCCGCCAAAGGCCAGGCGCTCGCCATGCCCATCCATCAGCACGGCGCCCAGCACGAAATCACGCAGCGCGCCCGCGCTGGCGCGGCGCGGGCCGGACAGGGCACTGGCAACGACGCCGCCCACCGTGGCGTCCGGGCCGAAATGCGGCGGCTCGAACGCCAGCATCTGGTTGCGCGCGGCCAGCGCCGCCTCGATCTCCGCCAGCGGCGTGCCGCAGCGAGCCGTGATCACCAGTTCCGTCGGTTCATAATCGATGATGCCGGCATACGCGCGCGTATCGAGCACGTCGCCTTCGAGCTGCTGGCCATACCAGTCTTTCGTGCCGCCGCCGCGCAGGCGTAACGGCTTGCCCGCAGCGCTGGCGGCCAATATCTGCTGCCTGAATTGTTCCACTATCGCTTGCAAAGGAGTCTCCGGCGGTTAAAAACGGGGCAGGTTGGCGAATGGCAGGCGCCCCGCCGTCACATGCATCTTGCCGAATTCGGCGCAGCGGTTCAAGGTGGGAATCGCCTTGTCCGGGTTGAGCAAGGTGTGGGGATCGAAGGCGCGCTTGACGGCAAAGAAGGCATCGAGTTCTGCACGCGTAAATTGCACGCACATGGAATTGATCTTTTCCATGCCCACGCCATGTTCGCCCGTGATGGTGCCGCCGACGGCCACGCACAGGGCCAATATGTCCGCGCCAAACGCTTCGGCGCGCTCGAATTCGCCGGGCATGTTGGCGTCGAACAGGATCAAGGGATGCAGGTTGCCGTCGCCCGCATGGAACACGTTCGCGCAGCGCAAGCCATGCGTCGCTTCCATGCCGGCGATGCCCGTCAGGACTTCGGCCAGGCGCTTGCGCGGAATGGTGCCGTCCATGCAGTAGTAGTCGGGCGAGATGCGCCCGGCGGCGGGAAAGGCGTTCTTGCGGCCGGACCAGAATTTCATGCGCTCCGCTTCCGACTGCGAAACGGCGATGGCGCTGGCGCCCGCCCCTTCCAGCACGGCCGTCATGCGGGCGATTTCCTCTTCCACTTCCTCGTGGGTGCCATCCGCTTCGCACAGCAAAATGGCGGCCGCGTCGATGTCGTAACCGGCCTTGACGAACGGTTCGACCATGCGCGACGAAGTCTGGTCCATCATTTCCAGCCCGGCCGGGATGATGCCGGCGGCGATCACGTTGGCCACCGCATTGCCGCCCGTGACGACGTCGTCAAAGGACGCCATGATGACCCTGGCCGTGGCCGGTTTTGGTATCAGTTTCACGGTCACTTCCGTGACGATGCCCAGCATGCCTTCAGAGCCGATGAAAATGGCCAGCAGGTCGAGGCCGGGCGAGTCCAGGCATTCACCGCCCAGTTCCAGCACGTCGCCATCGATGGTGACGATCCGCACGCGCAGCACATTGTGCACGGTCAGTCCGTATTTCAGGCAATGCACGCCGCCCGAGTTTTCCGCCACGTTGCCGCCGATGCTGCAGGCGATCTGCGAGGACGGATCGGGCGCGTAATACAGCGCGTAGGACGCCGCCGCTTCGGAAATGGCCAAGTTGCGCACGCCTGGCTGCACCACGGCCGTGCGTGCATACGCATCGAGGCGTACGATGCGGTTCAAACGCGCCGTCGACAGCACCACGCCATCGGCGATCGGCAAGGCGCCGCCCGACAGGCCCGTGCCGGCGCCGCGCGGCACGATCGGCACCTTCAATTCCCGGCAGACGCCGAGGATGGCGATGACCTGTTCTTCCGTGTCCGGCAAAGTCACCACCATCGGCAGCTGGCGGTAGGCGGCCAGGCCATCGCATTCATACGGGCGCGTATCTTCGGCGTCGGACAGCACGCAGCGTGCCGGCAGCACGGCCAGCAGGGCCGCGACGACGGCTTGCTGGCGCGCGGCGGTCAATCCGGATTCAGGGGCAGCATTGAGCATAAGATTGGGGGAAAGATGCATGGGCGTGCAACGATTGTAAGCACAAAAGTGGCGCGCACCGCATTTTTTGTCCGATTTGCAGGCAAATCCGCGGCCAGGGGGCGCACGGTGTCGTATGCTGCCCCCATTCTTCTTTACAGGATCGACATCATGGGCAACCGACTTTCGAAAATCGCCACGCGCACGGGCGACAATGGCAGCACCGGCCTGGGCGACGGCAGCCGCACCAGCAAGGACAGCGCCCGCATCCACGCCATGGGCGACGTCGACGAACTCAATTCAAATATCGGCTTGCTGCTGTGCGAAGCCATGCCCGAGGCCTTGCGCGAGGAACTGGTGGCCATCCAGCACGACCTGTTCGACCTGGGCGGAGAGATTTGCATCCCCGGCTATCAGCTGATCAAGGAAGAGCACGTGCTGCGCCTCGATGCGCTGCTGGCGAAATACAATGCGGACTTGCCGGCTCTCTCTGAGTTCATCCTGCCGGCCGGTTCGCGCGCCGCCTCGCTGGCGCACGTGTGCCGCACCGTGTGCCGCCGCGCCGAGCGCAGCATCGTCACGCTGGCGAATGCGGAAACCCTCCACGAGCATCCGCGCCAGTACGTGAACCGCCTGTCGGACCTGCTGTTCGTGCTGTCACGCGTGCTGAACCGCTTTGCCGGCGGCAGCGACGTGCTGTGGCGGCATGACCGCACGCGCGGCTGAGGCAAAATAGGCGCGGCCAGGCCTGCAAGAACAGGCCTCGCCGCGCGCCGTGCTTATTGATTTACCTGGTCGCAGCGTTGATAGCACATGCTATGAATCTTGGTGCAGGCGCCGGACGACGTCGGCCGGTTGATCTTGCACTGCTCCAGCCCCTCATCGCATTGCGTATAACATTCCGCCTCGCCGCCGCCGGCCATCGCGTACGAGGCGCTGACGCCCATGGCAAACAAAAAGAAACCCAGCTTTTTAAACATAAGTAATCCTCTGTAGAAATGACAGACGATGACCAACATCCATAGCGCGCCGTCTCTTACGCGCCATCCAGCAATCAGATTTTCTTCAGCGCCGCTTCCAGCTCCCCCGTATTGAAACCCTGGATCTTGCGGTTGCCGATCAACACCACGGGCACGCCGCCGCCGCCGAGTTCCGCATGGGCTTTTCTCGCTTCCGGTGATTTCTCGATATCGAGATCGACAAATTCGATCTTGTTTTCCTTGAAGTACGCGCGCGTCTTGGCGCAATAGCCGCACCAGTCCGTGCCGTACAACACCACCTTCGCATGGGCATTCGGGAAATACGCGGCGTAATTCCCCTCGGTGTAATTCGACTTGAGCAAGCCGGGCAACAAGGACAGGCCATAACCGCTGCCCAGGCCGGCGGCCGGGATCAAGCCATACATGGCAATAGTCTTAATTTTTTTCTGCATCATAGGTAGTGTCAGAGACGTAGGTGATCGAGGGCGGCCGACGCAGCGTGCGCTTGCCGGCCGCCTCGCAATGCACGGCTATCAGGCGCCGATTTCGCAGACTCTCAGGCAGGCTTTGTAACTACCGATGCAAAATGGGGATCTGTCGCCATTCATCATCGTGCATTCCCGCAGTTCCTCCTCGCAGCTAGAGCAGCCGATATCCGAAGCGACGGCATAGGAAGCACTCAATCCCAGGGTAAAAATAAATGCTGCAATCTTTTTCATTTACTACTCTCCATGTGAGCTATTGCCTCAGGCAATCGCGTCAGACCAGTCGTAAGAAATTTCATCTTTGCTTGCTACAAAAACG
It encodes the following:
- a CDS encoding EAL domain-containing protein — its product is MGIYSRLFIPITFLILAVSAVRYHALLGTETALANARYQSDARQLDLFLANSVLPLAVHADRQAMHDSVRQVLRSALPLNRSLASVRWDTAGGHVEVLADNKLTDTLADGVPAWFARLAGMAAIRSRLTVALPDGGDGILDLHYTPGRPLAQVWHRVREQAVLSTINIVLVFLLLGLILASHRKLLARLVQATDRFREGNFAVRLAAGATPEAQAVSQSFNGMAGDIEGLLTSLKTSQRQLGEQLNETVYMQQALQKLSWQNYNDVLTGLPNRAALAARFEQELFLARERQRLLAVCLFDLDHFQAINDRYGAEAGDEILKQVAGRLHSFTGQVHYAARLGGDEFVMLLCGQASIASIEQNITQLMQELSRPYQCDQQALHVTASVGIAVYAGKDLNTESLLRHADHAVYQAKLTGRNQYHFFDTNLDEEVRTHHNQRTEVRQALINGELRLYYQPKVNMRAGTVVGMEALLRWQHPRRGVLAPAQFLPLVEQTDLIIDIGEWVLRQALWQMQRWVACGKQWVVSVNIAARHFQQPDFVSRLETILGEFPGVRASMLELEILESSALHDIEDLRRIIRACQALGITFALDDFGTGYSSMSYLKRLPANIVKIDQSFVRNMLNDRDDLHLVRAVIGLARSFSLTVIAEGVESVEHGARLIQLGCDLAQGYGIARPMPADAVLEWAANFVPAPQWRIAQYSEAPI
- a CDS encoding cob(I)yrinic acid a,c-diamide adenosyltransferase — encoded protein: MGNRLSKIATRTGDNGSTGLGDGSRTSKDSARIHAMGDVDELNSNIGLLLCEAMPEALREELVAIQHDLFDLGGEICIPGYQLIKEEHVLRLDALLAKYNADLPALSEFILPAGSRAASLAHVCRTVCRRAERSIVTLANAETLHEHPRQYVNRLSDLLFVLSRVLNRFAGGSDVLWRHDRTRG
- a CDS encoding FAD-linked oxidase C-terminal domain-containing protein gives rise to the protein MLNAAPESGLTAARQQAVVAALLAVLPARCVLSDAEDTRPYECDGLAAYRQLPMVVTLPDTEEQVIAILGVCRELKVPIVPRGAGTGLSGGALPIADGVVLSTARLNRIVRLDAYARTAVVQPGVRNLAISEAAASYALYYAPDPSSQIACSIGGNVAENSGGVHCLKYGLTVHNVLRVRIVTIDGDVLELGGECLDSPGLDLLAIFIGSEGMLGIVTEVTVKLIPKPATARVIMASFDDVVTGGNAVANVIAAGIIPAGLEMMDQTSSRMVEPFVKAGYDIDAAAILLCEADGTHEEVEEEIARMTAVLEGAGASAIAVSQSEAERMKFWSGRKNAFPAAGRISPDYYCMDGTIPRKRLAEVLTGIAGMEATHGLRCANVFHAGDGNLHPLILFDANMPGEFERAEAFGADILALCVAVGGTITGEHGVGMEKINSMCVQFTRAELDAFFAVKRAFDPHTLLNPDKAIPTLNRCAEFGKMHVTAGRLPFANLPRF
- a CDS encoding glutaredoxin family protein, translating into MQKKIKTIAMYGLIPAAGLGSGYGLSLLPGLLKSNYTEGNYAAYFPNAHAKVVLYGTDWCGYCAKTRAYFKENKIEFVDLDIEKSPEARKAHAELGGGGVPVVLIGNRKIQGFNTGELEAALKKI
- the glcE gene encoding glycolate oxidase subunit GlcE: MQAIVEQFRQQILAASAAGKPLRLRGGGTKDWYGQQLEGDVLDTRAYAGIIDYEPTELVITARCGTPLAEIEAALAARNQMLAFEPPHFGPDATVGGVVASALSGPRRASAGALRDFVLGAVLMDGHGERLAFGGQVMKNVAGYDVSRLLAGSLGTLGLILEVSLKVLPLPLREATLRVACAEIAALRMLNEWAGKPLPISASCWHDGVLTVRLSGADAAVSAALRTLGGELLAADDAAAFWLAVREQTHAFFAGAGSVWRLSLPPHASAVILKGRQLIEWGGAQRWLKLDGDADADSARHIRQAVAALGGHATLFRGGDKAVGVFHPLAPAVATIHQRLRQAFDPAGIFNPHRMY